The proteins below come from a single Papaver somniferum cultivar HN1 chromosome 11, ASM357369v1, whole genome shotgun sequence genomic window:
- the LOC113321648 gene encoding uncharacterized protein LOC113321648, translating to MGVLFNGAQRSDLKPGDHIYTWRVVYAYSHHGIYMGGDKVVHFTQERDESSGFGASLNTSAPSLSVPSNLNLPNPSASASNFPSNLNLPNPSASTLNFSANLKLPNPSGSASKSPSNLSSINSPGSGSNSGSFNSFGSGSNLASSCSNFPDCGFKNPNSGVVLSCLDCFLGSGSLYLFEYEVTPSIFFAKVRGGTCTTAKSDPKDMVIHRAMYLLQKGFGNYDIFLNNCEDFALYCKTGLLTLDKSGVGRSGQAASVVGAPLAAILATPLRFLMPAPVGMAVTAGMYCVSRYATDIGVRSDVIKVAVEDMSVDLGWVRNPGNEAAEEDEEVSKREMPNHVLGSSSNPKRKKSS from the coding sequence GAATCTATATGGGAGGAGATAAAGTAGTACATTTCACTCAAGAACGAGATGAATCTTCGGGTTTCGGAGCTTCGTTGAATACGTCTGCTCCAAGTTTGAGTGTTCCATCAAACTTGAACTTGCCTAATCCCTCAGCTTCCGCTTCGAATTTCCCATCAAACTTGAACTTGCCTAATCCATCAGCTTCAACTTTGAATTTCTCAGCAAACTTGAAATTGCCTAATCCCTCAGGTTCAGCTTCCAAATCTCCGTCAAATTTGAGTTCTATCAATTCCCCTGGTTCAGGTTCTAATTCGGGTTCGTTCAATTCCTTCGGTTCGGGGTCCAATCTTGCATCAAGTTGTTCAAATTTTCCTGACTGCGGTTTCAAAAACCCCAATAGTGGAGTAGTTTTGTCTTGCTTAGACTGTTTCCTTGGATCAGGAAGCTTATACTTGTTTGAATATGAAGTTACCCCGTCCATTTTCTTTGCTAAAGTCAGAGGTGGGACGTGCACTACGGCCAAATCGGACCCTAAGGATATGGTAATTCACAGGGCAATGTATCTGCTTCAAAAGGGTTTCGGTAACTATGATATTTTTCTGAACAACTGTGAAGATTTTGCACTGTACTGCAAGACAGGTCTTCTGACTCTTGATAAGTCGGGCGTGGGAAGGAGTGGACAAGCTGCCTCGGTCGTTGGAGCTCCATTAGCTGCCATACTTGCAACTCCTCTGAGGTTTTTAATGCCAGCTCCTGTGGGGATGGCTGTAACTGCTGGAATGTACTGTGTGAGCAGGTATGCTACTGATATTGGTGTCAGATCCGATGTGATCAAAGTGGCTGTGGAAGACATGTCAGTAGACCTTGGTTGGGTGCGTAATCCTGGCAATGAAGCAgctgaggaggatgaggaggttTCTAAGAGAGAAATGCCAAACCATGTACTCGGTTCTTCTTCAAATCCAAAGCGAAAAAAATCTAGTTGA